In Bradyrhizobium sp. 1(2017), one DNA window encodes the following:
- a CDS encoding winged helix-turn-helix transcriptional regulator: MVKRTSFEGDACPIARSLDALGDWWSLLIIREALFGVRRFGEFQNKLGMARNILSARLRALVDHGILTTAPASDGSAYSEYVLTPKGRGTFPILVALRQWSEEFDDHPEEIATILVDREKSRPVKKLEMRAEDGRLLSPADTMLKPRAAPRRRSAG, translated from the coding sequence ATGGTGAAACGGACGAGCTTTGAGGGCGACGCCTGCCCGATCGCGCGCTCGCTGGACGCGCTCGGCGACTGGTGGTCGCTGCTGATCATCCGCGAGGCGCTGTTCGGCGTCCGCCGCTTCGGCGAGTTTCAGAACAAGCTCGGCATGGCCAGGAACATCCTGTCGGCGCGCCTGCGCGCATTGGTCGATCACGGCATTCTGACAACCGCCCCCGCCTCCGACGGCAGCGCCTATTCCGAATATGTGCTGACGCCGAAGGGCCGCGGCACCTTCCCGATCCTGGTGGCCCTGCGGCAATGGAGCGAGGAGTTCGACGACCACCCCGAGGAGATCGCGACCATTCTGGTCGATCGCGAGAAAAGCCGCCCGGTGAAGAAGCTGGAGATGCGGGCCGAGGACGGGCGGCTGCTCAGCCCGGCGGATACCATGTTGAAGCCGCGGGCCGCGCCGCGCCGGCGGTCGGCTGGGTAG
- the rnr gene encoding ribonuclease R produces the protein MKRKNDRGFPDRQAIVAFIKANHGKVGTREIAREFGLKNADRVELKRMLRELADEGIIKKKRHKVSEPDTLPPTLLADITGRDSDGELIAAPAEWDEVESGEPPKILIEMPRRPKPGTAAGVGDRALLRIERTDEDEGPAYRGRIIKVIDKAKSRILGVFRSLPEGGGRLVAVDKKFADRELNIAETDTGGAQDGDLVSVDLVRSRGFGLASGRVKEKLGSVKSEKAISLIAIYAHEIPLQFSAAAVREAEAAEPANLKGREDWRDVPLVTIDPPDAKDHDDAVHAQADDDPNNKGGFIVNVAIADVSFYVRPGTALDRDALDRGNSVYFPDRVVPMLPERISNNLCSLVPGEPRGALAVRMVLGPDGRKRSHSFHRILMRSAAKLSYAQAQAAIDGRPDDTTGPLLDPILKPLYAAYACAKRARDERDPLNLDLPERKILLKSDGTVDRVVVPERLDAHKLIEEFMILANVAAAEMLEKKSLPLIYRVHDEPTLEKVHALSEFLETLDIPFTKSGALRPTLFNRVLAQLEGHDYYPLVSEVVLRAQAQAEYSSENYGHFGLNLRRYAHFTSPIRRYADLVVHRALVRALGLGEGALPDSETPESLSEVAAHISLTERRAMKAERETVDRLIAHHLADRIGASFQGRVSGVTRAGLFVKLSETGADGLIPIRSLGTEYFNYDEGRHALVGTRSGTMYQLGDVVDVRLIEAAPIAGALRFELLSSESESSPRERRQFRQQRKSSKPHPGRSPERKRKPTKQKSGKPKKGKGNNKGKGGGQKGKAW, from the coding sequence GTGAAACGCAAGAATGACCGTGGCTTTCCCGACAGGCAAGCCATCGTCGCCTTCATCAAGGCAAATCATGGAAAGGTGGGAACTCGCGAAATCGCGCGCGAGTTCGGCCTGAAGAACGCCGATCGCGTCGAGCTCAAGCGCATGCTGCGCGAGCTCGCGGACGAAGGCATCATCAAGAAAAAACGCCACAAGGTCTCGGAGCCGGACACGCTCCCGCCGACATTGCTCGCCGACATCACGGGGCGCGACTCCGACGGCGAATTGATCGCCGCCCCCGCCGAATGGGACGAGGTCGAGAGCGGCGAGCCCCCGAAGATCCTGATCGAAATGCCGCGCCGGCCCAAGCCCGGGACCGCGGCCGGCGTCGGTGATCGCGCGCTGCTGCGCATCGAGCGAACCGACGAGGACGAAGGCCCGGCCTATCGCGGCCGCATCATCAAGGTCATCGACAAGGCCAAGAGCCGTATCCTCGGCGTCTTCCGCAGCCTGCCCGAAGGCGGCGGACGACTCGTCGCCGTCGACAAGAAATTCGCCGACCGCGAATTGAACATTGCCGAGACCGACACGGGCGGCGCGCAGGACGGCGATCTCGTCAGCGTCGACCTCGTCCGCTCGCGCGGCTTTGGCCTCGCTTCGGGCCGCGTGAAAGAGAAGCTCGGCTCGGTCAAGTCGGAGAAGGCGATCAGCCTGATCGCGATCTACGCCCACGAGATCCCCTTGCAATTCTCCGCCGCCGCCGTGCGCGAGGCGGAGGCGGCAGAGCCCGCCAATCTGAAGGGCCGCGAGGACTGGCGCGACGTGCCGCTCGTCACCATCGATCCGCCGGATGCGAAGGACCACGACGACGCGGTGCATGCGCAAGCGGACGACGATCCCAACAACAAGGGCGGCTTCATCGTCAACGTCGCCATTGCCGACGTCAGCTTCTACGTCCGGCCGGGCACCGCGCTCGACCGCGACGCGCTCGATCGCGGCAACTCGGTCTATTTCCCCGACCGCGTCGTGCCGATGCTGCCCGAGCGCATTTCCAACAATCTCTGCTCGCTGGTGCCGGGCGAGCCGCGCGGCGCGCTCGCGGTGCGGATGGTGCTCGGCCCCGACGGACGCAAGCGCTCGCACAGCTTCCATCGCATCCTGATGCGTTCGGCGGCGAAGCTGAGCTACGCGCAGGCCCAGGCCGCGATCGACGGACGCCCCGACGACACCACCGGCCCCCTGCTCGATCCGATCCTCAAACCGCTCTATGCCGCTTATGCCTGTGCCAAGCGCGCCCGCGACGAGCGCGATCCGCTCAATCTCGATCTGCCCGAGCGCAAGATCCTGCTGAAGAGCGACGGCACGGTCGACCGCGTCGTGGTCCCTGAACGTCTCGATGCGCACAAGCTGATCGAGGAGTTCATGATCCTCGCCAACGTCGCGGCGGCGGAGATGCTGGAGAAAAAATCGCTGCCGCTGATCTACCGCGTGCATGACGAGCCGACCCTGGAGAAGGTCCACGCGCTCTCCGAGTTCCTGGAGACGCTCGACATCCCCTTCACGAAATCAGGCGCATTGCGCCCGACGCTGTTCAACCGCGTGCTGGCCCAGCTCGAAGGCCACGACTATTATCCGCTGGTCAGCGAAGTCGTGCTGCGCGCCCAGGCGCAGGCTGAGTATTCGTCCGAGAATTACGGACATTTCGGCCTGAATTTGCGCCGCTACGCGCATTTCACCTCGCCGATCCGCCGCTATGCCGACCTCGTCGTGCATCGCGCACTGGTCCGCGCGCTCGGCCTCGGCGAAGGCGCGCTGCCCGACAGCGAGACGCCGGAGAGCCTCAGCGAGGTCGCCGCGCATATTTCGCTGACCGAGCGCCGCGCGATGAAGGCGGAGCGCGAGACCGTCGACCGCCTGATCGCCCACCATCTCGCCGACCGCATCGGCGCCAGCTTCCAGGGCCGCGTCTCCGGCGTCACCCGCGCCGGCCTGTTCGTCAAGCTGAGCGAGACCGGCGCCGACGGACTGATCCCGATCCGATCCCTCGGCACGGAATATTTCAACTATGACGAGGGCCGACATGCCCTCGTCGGCACGCGCAGCGGCACGATGTATCAGCTGGGTGACGTGGTCGACGTCCGCCTGATCGAAGCCGCTCCGATCGCCGGCGCGCTGCGTTTCGAGCTGCTGTCGTCGGAGAGCGAGAGCTCGCCACGCGAGCGCCGGCAGTTCCGTCAGCAGCGCAAATCGTCAAAACCTCATCCCGGCCGCAGCCCAGAGAGAAAACGCAAGCCGACGAAGCAGAAATCCGGCAAACCCAAGAAGGGCAAAGGAAATAACAAGGGGAAAGGCGGGGGGCAGAAGGGCAAGGCATGGTGA
- the dprA gene encoding DNA-processing protein DprA, which translates to MLLLQGDAVDAINPSVELTESDRIDRLRLIRSDNVGPRTFRSLVDHFGTARAALERLPDLARRGGAQRSGRICSADEAKAELAASRKFGIAWRAPGEEGYPARLAMIDDAPPLLAVRGDAKTLMRPMIAIVGSRNASGAGLKFAGLLARELGEAGFVVISGLARGVDQAAHRTSVESGTIAVLAGGHDCIYPPEHGDLLASILDHEGAAISEMPLGHEPRARDFPRRNRLISGASLGVVVVEAAHRSGSLITARMAAEQGREVFAVPGSPLDPRAAGANDLIKQGATLVTEAADIVNAVQPIMERPLMIPASEPDSEPFESDPQGHDRDQITGLLGPAPVSIDDLVRMSGASPAIVRTVLLELELAGKLERHGGGLVSLI; encoded by the coding sequence ATGCTGCTCCTACAAGGAGACGCCGTGGACGCCATCAATCCGAGCGTGGAGCTGACCGAGTCTGACAGGATCGACCGCCTGCGTCTGATCCGCTCCGACAATGTCGGTCCGCGCACCTTCCGCTCGCTGGTCGATCATTTCGGCACCGCGCGGGCGGCGCTGGAACGGCTGCCTGATCTCGCGCGGCGCGGCGGAGCGCAGCGATCGGGGCGCATCTGCAGCGCCGATGAGGCCAAGGCCGAACTTGCCGCGAGCCGTAAATTCGGCATCGCCTGGCGCGCGCCCGGCGAGGAAGGCTATCCGGCGCGGCTCGCAATGATCGACGACGCGCCGCCGCTGCTGGCCGTACGCGGAGACGCCAAAACCTTGATGCGGCCGATGATCGCGATCGTCGGTTCGCGCAATGCCTCCGGCGCCGGGCTGAAATTCGCTGGATTGCTTGCGCGCGAGCTCGGCGAAGCCGGCTTTGTCGTCATCTCCGGCCTCGCCCGCGGTGTCGACCAGGCAGCGCATCGCACGAGCGTCGAAAGCGGCACTATCGCCGTGCTCGCCGGCGGACATGATTGCATCTATCCGCCCGAGCATGGCGATCTGCTCGCATCGATCCTCGATCACGAAGGCGCCGCGATCTCCGAGATGCCGCTCGGCCATGAGCCGCGCGCCCGCGACTTTCCCCGCCGCAACCGCTTGATCTCCGGCGCCTCGCTCGGCGTGGTCGTGGTGGAAGCCGCGCACCGCTCGGGCTCGCTGATCACCGCGCGCATGGCGGCCGAGCAGGGCCGCGAAGTGTTCGCGGTGCCGGGCTCGCCGCTCGATCCGCGCGCCGCCGGCGCCAACGATCTGATCAAGCAGGGCGCGACGCTCGTCACGGAAGCTGCCGACATCGTCAACGCGGTCCAGCCGATCATGGAGCGGCCACTGATGATTCCTGCGAGCGAGCCCGACAGCGAGCCGTTCGAGAGCGATCCGCAAGGCCACGACCGCGACCAGATCACCGGCCTGCTCGGCCCCGCGCCGGTTTCAATCGATGATCTCGTGCGGATGTCCGGCGCCTCGCCTGCGATCGTGCGCACCGTCCTCCTGGAGCTCGAGCTGGCCGGAAAGCTCGAGCGTCACGGCGGCGGCTTGGTGTCTTTGATCTAG
- a CDS encoding DUF983 domain-containing protein has product MVTMSTAPKIWTRETGLVEKRDVWTAMKRGFRSRCPRCGEGKLFRAFLKTADNCAQCGLDFTPHRADDLPAYLVIVIVGHIVVPAILWIETNYSTPVWLSFVAYLPFTFVASLALLQPVKGAVVGLQWALRMHGFDENPPDGIPPV; this is encoded by the coding sequence ATGGTGACGATGAGCACGGCCCCGAAAATCTGGACGCGCGAGACCGGCCTCGTCGAGAAACGCGACGTCTGGACCGCGATGAAGCGCGGCTTTCGCAGCCGCTGCCCGCGCTGCGGCGAAGGCAAGCTGTTCCGCGCCTTCCTGAAGACGGCGGACAATTGCGCCCAATGCGGCCTCGATTTCACGCCGCATCGTGCCGACGATCTGCCCGCCTATCTCGTCATCGTCATCGTCGGCCACATCGTGGTGCCGGCCATCCTCTGGATTGAGACCAACTACTCGACGCCGGTCTGGCTCAGCTTCGTCGCCTATCTGCCCTTCACCTTCGTCGCCTCGCTTGCGCTGTTGCAGCCGGTGAAGGGAGCCGTGGTCGGCTTGCAATGGGCTCTGCGCATGCACGGCTTTGACGAGAACCCTCCGGATGGTATTCCGCCGGTGTAA
- a CDS encoding NUDIX hydrolase yields MTDTSQAAEKAKIHEGKEADHHPYFRPKDAATLILVDRSGSIPKVLVGKRHDKVVFMPGKFVFPGGRVDKDDYRVPCAAPITTELEANLAKGSPKTPASRAKSLAIAAIREACEETGLCLGRKAEGKAKLEGPWKPFADAGLLPDPSSLFLIARAITPPGRVKRFDTRFFTADASAITHRVDGVIHADAELVELVWVELGSKPLADLHPMTRNVLNELDSRLATGPIRHDAPVPFFHFYGGKMQKDILS; encoded by the coding sequence ATGACGGATACTTCGCAGGCAGCAGAAAAGGCCAAGATCCACGAGGGCAAGGAAGCCGACCATCATCCCTATTTCCGCCCGAAGGATGCCGCGACACTGATCCTCGTCGATCGCAGCGGCAGCATCCCAAAGGTGCTGGTCGGCAAGCGCCACGACAAGGTCGTGTTCATGCCCGGAAAGTTCGTCTTCCCCGGCGGCCGCGTCGACAAGGATGATTACCGCGTGCCGTGCGCCGCGCCCATCACCACCGAGCTGGAAGCCAATCTCGCCAAGGGCAGCCCGAAGACCCCGGCTTCGCGCGCGAAATCGCTCGCCATTGCCGCGATCCGCGAGGCCTGCGAGGAGACCGGCCTCTGCCTCGGGCGCAAAGCCGAGGGCAAGGCAAAGCTCGAGGGTCCCTGGAAGCCGTTCGCGGATGCGGGCCTCCTGCCCGATCCCTCCAGCCTGTTCCTGATCGCCCGCGCCATCACCCCACCCGGCCGCGTCAAGCGCTTCGACACGCGCTTCTTCACCGCGGATGCCTCCGCAATCACCCATCGCGTCGACGGCGTGATCCATGCCGATGCCGAGCTGGTCGAGCTGGTCTGGGTCGAGCTCGGCTCAAAGCCCCTCGCAGATCTGCATCCGATGACGCGCAACGTGCTCAACGAGCTCGACTCGCGCCTCGCCACCGGCCCGATCCGTCACGATGCGCCGGTGCCGTTCTTCCACTTCTACGGCGGCAAGATGCAGAAGGATATTTTGAGCTAA
- a CDS encoding winged helix-turn-helix transcriptional regulator: MGTSLKPANTDLPAPPRQNPRSDTRPDPTPDPNHADCRGVASVLSRVGDKWSVFVIMMLSDGPKRFNELKRMINGISQRMLTLTLRGLERDGLVTRTIFPTIPPRVDYELTDLGRGLQQPVKALGEWAIKHQTQIATARSRFDERNET, translated from the coding sequence ATGGGCACATCTTTGAAACCTGCGAACACCGATTTGCCTGCGCCGCCGAGGCAAAATCCGAGGTCGGATACGAGGCCCGATCCGACGCCGGATCCCAACCATGCGGACTGCCGTGGGGTCGCCTCCGTGCTGTCCCGCGTCGGCGACAAATGGAGCGTGTTCGTCATCATGATGCTGAGCGACGGGCCCAAGCGCTTCAACGAGCTGAAGCGCATGATCAACGGCATCTCGCAGCGCATGCTGACATTGACGCTACGCGGGCTGGAGCGCGATGGCCTCGTCACGCGCACGATCTTTCCCACGATTCCCCCGCGGGTCGATTATGAGCTGACCGATCTCGGCCGTGGTCTCCAGCAGCCGGTCAAAGCGCTCGGCGAGTGGGCGATCAAGCACCAGACGCAGATCGCGACGGCGCGGTCGCGGTTCGACGAGCGAAACGAGACCTAG
- the topA gene encoding type I DNA topoisomerase — MNIVIVESPAKAKTINKYLGSSYEVLASFGHVRDLPAKNGSVDPDSNFKMIWEVDPKAAGRLNDIAKSLKGADRLILATDPDREGEAISWHVLEVMKEKRALKDQKIERVVFNAITKQAVSEAMKNPRQIDGALVDAYMARRALDYLVGFTLSPVLWRKLPGARSAGRVQSVALRLVCDRELEIEKFVPREYWSLVATLLTPRGDAFEARLVGADGKKIQRLDIGTGAEAEDFKKALEAAAYAVTAVDAKPARRNPQAPFTTSTLQQEASRKYGFAPAHTMRIAQRLYEGIDIGGETTGLITYMRTDGVQIAPEAITQARKVIGEDYGNAYVPDAPRQYQAKAKNAQEAHEAIRPTDMSRRPDSMSRKLDADQAKLYELIWKRTIASQMESAELERTTVDITAKAGPRTLELRATGQVIKFDGFLALYQEGRDDEEDEDSRRLPAMSPNDALKRQSLSVTQHFTEPPPRFSEASLVKRMEELGIGRPSTYASILQVLKDRGYVKLEKKRLHGEDKGRVVVAFLESFFSRYVEYDFTAGLEEQLDRISNNEISWQQVLKDFWTGFIGAVDEIKDLRVAQVLDVLDEMLGQHIYPPRADGGDIRQCPNCGTGRLNLKAGKFGAFVGCSNYPECRYTRQLAADGEASADRSLGQDPDTGRDVWVKAGRFGPYIQLGEQKDYEEGEKPKRAGIPKGTSPSDVNLELALKLLSLPREIGKHPETGQPITAGLGRFGPFVKHEKTYASLEAGDEVFNIGLNRAVTLIAEKVAKGPSRRFGADPGKALGDHPSLGTVSVKSGRYGAYVTAGGVNATIPAEFEKETVTLAQAIALIDERAAKGGGKTKAKKAAKPAKAKKAADKVDGEDATPKPKKAAAKKAAKPKSESTSKARAAVSSTAKTSPTKSAATKAPAKKSAGKT, encoded by the coding sequence ATGAATATCGTTATTGTGGAGTCGCCGGCGAAAGCCAAGACGATCAACAAATATCTGGGCTCGTCCTACGAGGTCCTGGCGTCGTTCGGCCATGTCCGCGACCTTCCCGCCAAAAACGGCTCCGTCGATCCCGACTCAAATTTCAAGATGATCTGGGAGGTCGATCCCAAGGCCGCCGGCCGGCTGAACGATATCGCCAAGTCTCTGAAGGGTGCTGACCGCCTGATCCTCGCCACCGACCCCGATCGCGAGGGCGAGGCCATCTCCTGGCACGTGCTGGAGGTGATGAAGGAGAAGCGCGCGCTGAAGGATCAGAAGATCGAGCGCGTGGTGTTCAATGCCATCACCAAGCAGGCCGTCTCGGAGGCGATGAAGAATCCGCGCCAGATCGACGGCGCGCTGGTCGATGCCTATATGGCGCGCCGCGCGCTGGACTATCTGGTCGGCTTCACCCTCTCCCCGGTGCTGTGGCGCAAGCTGCCGGGCGCACGCTCGGCCGGCCGCGTGCAGTCGGTGGCGCTGCGCCTTGTCTGCGATCGCGAGCTCGAGATCGAAAAGTTCGTGCCGCGGGAATATTGGTCGCTGGTCGCGACCCTGCTGACGCCGCGCGGCGATGCCTTCGAGGCCCGCCTCGTCGGCGCCGACGGCAAGAAGATCCAGCGCCTCGACATCGGCACCGGCGCGGAAGCCGAAGACTTCAAGAAGGCGCTGGAGGCAGCCGCCTACGCCGTGACCGCAGTGGACGCCAAGCCCGCGCGGCGCAATCCGCAGGCGCCCTTCACCACCTCGACGCTGCAGCAGGAAGCCAGCCGCAAATATGGCTTTGCGCCCGCGCACACGATGCGGATCGCCCAGCGCCTTTATGAAGGCATCGACATCGGCGGCGAGACCACTGGACTCATTACTTATATGCGGACCGACGGCGTGCAGATCGCGCCCGAAGCGATCACCCAGGCGCGCAAAGTGATCGGCGAGGATTACGGCAACGCCTATGTGCCGGACGCCCCGCGCCAGTACCAGGCCAAGGCCAAGAACGCCCAGGAAGCGCACGAGGCGATCCGCCCGACCGACATGTCACGCCGTCCCGACAGCATGAGCCGCAAGCTCGATGCCGATCAGGCGAAACTCTATGAGCTGATCTGGAAGCGCACCATCGCGAGCCAGATGGAATCGGCCGAGCTCGAGCGCACCACCGTCGACATCACGGCAAAAGCAGGCCCCCGTACGCTGGAGCTGCGCGCGACCGGCCAGGTCATCAAGTTCGACGGCTTCCTCGCGCTCTATCAGGAAGGCCGCGACGACGAGGAGGACGAGGACTCCCGCCGCCTGCCCGCGATGAGCCCGAACGACGCCCTGAAGCGGCAGAGCCTGTCCGTCACCCAGCATTTCACCGAGCCGCCGCCGCGCTTCTCCGAGGCATCGCTGGTCAAGCGCATGGAAGAGCTCGGCATCGGCCGGCCCTCCACCTACGCCTCGATCCTCCAGGTGTTGAAGGACCGCGGCTACGTCAAGCTGGAGAAGAAGCGCCTGCATGGCGAGGACAAGGGCCGCGTCGTGGTCGCGTTCCTGGAAAGCTTCTTCAGCCGTTACGTCGAGTACGATTTCACGGCCGGTCTCGAAGAGCAGCTCGACCGCATCTCCAACAACGAGATCTCCTGGCAGCAGGTGCTGAAGGATTTCTGGACCGGCTTCATCGGTGCCGTCGACGAGATCAAGGATCTGCGCGTCGCGCAGGTGCTCGACGTGCTCGACGAGATGCTCGGACAGCACATCTATCCACCCCGCGCCGATGGCGGCGATATCAGGCAATGCCCGAACTGCGGCACCGGCCGGCTCAATCTCAAGGCCGGCAAGTTCGGGGCCTTCGTCGGCTGCTCGAACTATCCGGAATGCCGCTACACCCGCCAGCTCGCTGCCGACGGCGAAGCCAGCGCCGACCGCTCGCTCGGCCAGGACCCCGACACCGGGCGCGATGTCTGGGTCAAGGCCGGCCGCTTCGGGCCCTACATCCAGCTCGGCGAGCAGAAGGACTATGAGGAAGGCGAGAAGCCGAAACGCGCGGGGATTCCCAAGGGCACCTCGCCCAGCGACGTCAACCTCGAGCTCGCGCTGAAACTCCTGTCGCTGCCGCGTGAGATCGGCAAGCATCCGGAAACCGGTCAGCCGATCACCGCGGGCCTCGGCCGCTTCGGGCCGTTCGTAAAGCACGAGAAGACCTATGCCAGCCTCGAGGCCGGCGACGAGGTCTTCAATATCGGCCTCAACCGCGCCGTGACGCTGATCGCGGAAAAGGTCGCCAAGGGTCCGAGCCGGCGCTTCGGCGCCGATCCCGGCAAGGCGCTCGGGGATCATCCGAGCCTCGGCACCGTCTCCGTGAAGAGCGGCCGCTACGGCGCCTATGTCACGGCCGGCGGCGTCAACGCGACCATTCCGGCCGAGTTCGAGAAGGAGACCGTCACGCTGGCCCAGGCCATCGCGCTGATCGACGAGCGCGCGGCCAAGGGCGGCGGCAAGACCAAGGCGAAGAAGGCGGCAAAGCCGGCCAAGGCCAAGAAGGCTGCGGACAAGGTCGACGGCGAGGACGCCACGCCAAAGCCGAAGAAAGCGGCCGCGAAGAAGGCGGCCAAACCCAAATCCGAATCCACCAGCAAGGCGCGCGCAGCCGTGTCGTCGACGGCGAAGACGTCGCCGACCAAGTCCGCCGCCACCAAGGCTCCGGCCAAGAAGAGTGCCGGCAAGACTTGA
- a CDS encoding SDR family oxidoreductase, which yields MRLKNKTALITGGNSGIGLATAKLFVAEGARVVITGRNRETLEAAAKELGPNALALAADATDIAATEAAIKKGAEKFGKFDIVFANAGIAGGTPLGSATLEVFEKVISTNLTGVFFTVQSALPYLNDNASIILNGSVISVLGIPGYSAYGAAKAGVRAMARIMASELSPRGIRVNVVAPGAIRTPIWGPAVATPEAEKAFEKRIALSTPLGRIGETDHVAKTVLFLASDDAAHVQGQEIFVDGGAVASPSGAPIYRG from the coding sequence GTGAGACTGAAGAACAAGACGGCCCTGATCACCGGCGGCAACAGCGGCATCGGGCTTGCGACGGCAAAACTGTTCGTGGCCGAGGGCGCCAGGGTGGTGATCACCGGCCGCAACAGGGAGACGCTGGAAGCGGCCGCGAAAGAGCTCGGGCCGAACGCGCTCGCACTCGCCGCCGACGCGACCGACATTGCCGCGACGGAGGCTGCGATCAAGAAGGGCGCGGAAAAGTTCGGCAAGTTCGACATCGTGTTCGCCAATGCCGGCATCGCCGGCGGCACGCCGCTGGGATCGGCGACGCTGGAGGTCTTCGAGAAAGTCATCAGCACGAACCTCACCGGCGTGTTCTTCACCGTTCAATCCGCGCTGCCCTATCTCAACGACAATGCCTCGATCATCCTCAACGGCTCGGTGATCTCCGTGCTCGGCATTCCCGGTTACTCCGCTTACGGCGCCGCCAAGGCGGGCGTGCGCGCGATGGCGCGGATCATGGCCTCGGAGTTGTCGCCGCGCGGCATCCGCGTCAACGTGGTCGCGCCCGGCGCGATCCGCACCCCGATCTGGGGACCTGCGGTCGCAACGCCCGAGGCCGAGAAGGCATTCGAGAAGCGGATCGCGCTGTCGACGCCGCTCGGCCGCATCGGCGAAACGGACCACGTTGCGAAGACGGTGCTGTTCCTCGCCTCCGACGATGCCGCCCATGTGCAGGGTCAGGAGATCTTCGTGGACGGCGGCGCGGTCGCCTCTCCAAGCGGCGCGCCGATCTATCGGGGCTGA
- a CDS encoding FMN-dependent NADH-azoreductase, with protein MKLLHLDSSVLGPHSVSRQVSAAIVDRFRQAPPALDITYRDLTQTPLAHLSGPHLAAAQGAPASAELAPDLAASAAALDEFLAADIVVIGAPMYNFTIPSQLKAWIDRILVAGKTFSYGANGPQGLAGGKRVIVAISRGGYYGAETPSAAGEHLETYLRWVFGFIGITNVEFIPADGIQVGPEHREKAIAGALQSATSLRAA; from the coding sequence ATGAAACTCCTCCATCTCGACTCCAGCGTCCTCGGCCCCCACTCCGTCAGCCGGCAGGTCTCGGCGGCTATCGTCGACCGGTTCCGCCAGGCACCCCCCGCGCTCGACATCACCTATCGCGATCTGACCCAGACCCCGCTCGCCCATCTTTCGGGCCCGCATCTTGCGGCCGCGCAAGGCGCCCCGGCGTCGGCGGAACTCGCCCCCGACCTCGCCGCGAGCGCGGCTGCGCTGGACGAGTTTTTGGCCGCCGACATCGTCGTGATCGGCGCGCCCATGTACAATTTCACCATTCCGAGCCAGCTCAAGGCCTGGATCGACCGCATCCTCGTTGCGGGCAAGACGTTCAGCTATGGAGCGAATGGACCGCAAGGCCTTGCCGGCGGCAAGCGCGTTATCGTGGCCATCTCGCGCGGCGGTTATTACGGCGCGGAGACGCCATCCGCGGCCGGCGAACACCTCGAAACCTATCTGCGCTGGGTGTTCGGCTTCATCGGCATCACCAACGTCGAATTCATCCCGGCCGACGGCATCCAGGTCGGGCCGGAGCACCGCGAAAAGGCGATTGCCGGCGCGCTCCAGTCGGCAACCAGCCTGCGCGCGGCGTAG